One genomic region from Pseudoduganella dura encodes:
- the sdhD gene encoding succinate dehydrogenase, hydrophobic membrane anchor protein, protein MKNNIGPKRLVVGAHYGLGEYLAQRATAIVMVVYTAVLLIAFLTGNNFSYEGWAGLFAQTWFKLFTLATLLGLFYHAWVGVVSIYQDYVKNVAVRFIIQTASAVWLVACAVWSVQILWSV, encoded by the coding sequence ATGAAAAACAATATCGGACCGAAGCGCCTCGTCGTCGGCGCCCACTACGGCCTGGGCGAATACCTGGCCCAGCGCGCCACCGCGATCGTGATGGTGGTGTACACCGCCGTGCTGCTGATCGCCTTCCTGACCGGGAACAACTTCTCGTACGAAGGCTGGGCCGGCCTGTTCGCGCAGACCTGGTTCAAGCTGTTCACCTTGGCCACGCTGCTGGGGCTGTTCTATCACGCCTGGGTCGGCGTGGTCAGCATCTATCAGGATTATGTGAAGAACGTGGCCGTTCGCTTCATCATCCAAACCGCTTCCGCCGTGTGGCTGGTGGCATGCGCCGTGTGGTCGGTGCAGATTCTCTGGAGTGTGTAA
- a CDS encoding TonB-dependent receptor, which translates to MIEKKMALAIGCALGALYVFSTPVLAQDPSQEPAQASQAPAPPDSRTAPQADPQGKPQADRQAANQADSQVVVVTGSARPQRRFDVSYAVNALSQAEVQKLAPLNMADLLGKLPGIQVEATGGEVQNVTRVRGIPTDDGYALFQQDGLPLMTEINGFFFRGDSMNRYDLMTKTIEVVRGGPAPIYASQAAAIVNSTTVTGTETTRGKAQVTVGTTGLRRIDAYQAGKIDDRTFYAIGGFVREDDGHRDNGFPNDRGGQIRANIKRVTDAGTWKLSANFLNDHNVFYLPIPVADPRNPGVSLDPYIDYFKGTMNSPALRNVSQKYLDGSDALQSSRRDLANGRHLRFGNIGLQYDGELGPWQVAAKAGFTKGTLDFDAFYSTSNPADATTFANGFLAAARSAFGAVDRLGYALSGTGGQAYDPASASGLVMQGQYRALASDFHSNQVDLNVTRNFRTGLGSHDVKAGFYGSTYGATSRSVYNDMLIEVQGQPRTLDLLAYSASGAVLGSVTDNGVLRYTTTLNGGDVDARMGALYLNDTWDISDRLRLDAGVRTERYKYDGHALLTEAANLGDAATLADNNTRAFTGARQAHVIKPHTTNWTVGANYDFSTRFGGYARASHLEVPPTMQVASSVDPLVLTTKANQYEAGFKATFGRSYLYVTGFYTQFDPLNASFVAFNPVTGRNDQTVPFFGKAVIRGAEIDGAWHLAKRLVVNASLTFQDPEYRNFVSATGADPSRVVGNQIVREPRVFGNIRPSYSFSVGDNVVDVSGSYAYTGKRYVDLFNATALPSYRSVGAGILVTRGDWQFQLAGDNLTNAKGLTEGNPRTDTLAGQGSNVAIYGRPVFGRSARLMVSKAW; encoded by the coding sequence TTGATCGAGAAAAAAATGGCGCTCGCGATCGGCTGCGCACTCGGAGCGCTGTACGTGTTTTCCACTCCGGTGCTGGCGCAGGACCCATCGCAGGAGCCGGCACAGGCAAGCCAGGCCCCTGCGCCGCCCGACTCCCGGACCGCTCCTCAAGCCGATCCACAAGGAAAGCCGCAGGCCGATCGGCAGGCAGCCAACCAGGCCGATTCCCAGGTCGTGGTCGTCACCGGTTCGGCCCGTCCGCAACGGCGCTTCGATGTTTCCTACGCCGTGAATGCGCTGTCGCAAGCCGAAGTGCAGAAGCTCGCGCCGCTGAACATGGCCGACCTGCTGGGCAAGCTGCCGGGCATCCAGGTCGAGGCCACCGGCGGCGAAGTGCAGAACGTGACGCGGGTGCGGGGCATTCCCACCGATGACGGCTATGCCTTGTTCCAGCAGGACGGCCTGCCGCTGATGACGGAGATCAACGGCTTCTTCTTCCGCGGCGACAGCATGAACCGCTACGACCTGATGACGAAGACCATCGAGGTGGTGCGCGGCGGCCCCGCGCCGATCTACGCCAGCCAGGCCGCGGCCATCGTCAACAGCACCACGGTGACCGGCACGGAGACCACCCGCGGCAAGGCCCAGGTGACGGTCGGCACCACGGGCCTCAGGCGCATCGATGCCTACCAGGCCGGCAAGATCGACGACCGCACCTTCTATGCGATCGGCGGCTTCGTGCGCGAGGATGACGGCCACCGCGACAACGGCTTCCCGAACGACCGCGGCGGCCAGATCCGGGCGAACATCAAGCGCGTGACCGACGCGGGCACGTGGAAGCTGAGCGCTAATTTCCTGAACGACCATAACGTGTTCTACCTGCCGATCCCGGTGGCCGATCCGCGCAATCCCGGCGTGTCGCTCGATCCGTACATCGATTATTTCAAGGGCACGATGAACTCGCCGGCGCTGCGCAACGTCAGCCAGAAGTACCTCGACGGGTCCGATGCGCTGCAATCGAGCCGGCGCGACCTGGCAAATGGCCGGCACCTGCGCTTCGGCAATATCGGTTTGCAATACGACGGCGAACTGGGGCCGTGGCAGGTGGCGGCCAAAGCGGGTTTCACGAAGGGCACGCTCGATTTCGACGCCTTCTATTCGACGTCGAACCCGGCCGACGCGACGACGTTCGCCAACGGTTTCCTCGCGGCCGCCAGGTCCGCGTTCGGCGCGGTGGACCGCCTCGGCTATGCGCTGTCGGGCACCGGCGGCCAGGCCTACGATCCGGCGTCCGCCTCCGGCCTCGTCATGCAGGGGCAGTACCGCGCCCTCGCCTCGGATTTCCACTCGAACCAGGTGGACCTGAACGTCACGCGCAACTTCCGGACCGGCCTGGGCAGCCACGATGTGAAAGCGGGCTTCTACGGCAGCACCTATGGCGCCACCAGCCGGTCGGTCTACAACGACATGCTGATCGAGGTGCAGGGCCAGCCGCGCACGCTCGACCTGCTGGCCTATTCGGCTTCGGGCGCCGTGCTCGGCTCGGTCACGGACAACGGCGTGCTGCGCTACACCACCACGCTGAACGGCGGCGACGTGGATGCCCGGATGGGCGCGCTGTACCTGAACGATACCTGGGATATTTCCGACCGGCTGCGCCTCGACGCCGGCGTGCGCACCGAGCGCTACAAGTACGACGGTCATGCGCTGCTGACGGAGGCGGCAAACCTGGGCGACGCGGCCACGCTGGCCGACAACAACACGCGCGCCTTCACCGGCGCGCGCCAGGCACACGTGATCAAGCCGCACACCACGAACTGGACGGTGGGCGCGAACTACGACTTTTCCACGCGGTTCGGCGGCTATGCCCGTGCTTCCCACCTCGAAGTGCCGCCGACGATGCAGGTGGCCTCGTCGGTCGACCCGCTCGTGCTGACGACGAAGGCGAACCAGTACGAAGCCGGCTTCAAGGCCACGTTCGGCCGTTCCTACCTGTACGTGACAGGCTTCTACACGCAGTTCGATCCATTGAACGCTTCGTTCGTGGCGTTCAACCCCGTTACGGGGCGCAACGACCAGACCGTGCCGTTCTTCGGCAAGGCCGTCATCCGCGGCGCCGAGATCGACGGCGCATGGCACCTGGCGAAACGCCTCGTCGTCAACGCTTCGCTGACCTTCCAGGACCCCGAATACCGCAACTTCGTCAGCGCCACGGGCGCCGACCCCTCGCGAGTGGTCGGCAACCAGATCGTCCGCGAACCGAGAGTGTTCGGCAATATCCGCCCGAGCTACAGCTTCAGCGTGGGCGACAACGTCGTCGACGTCTCCGGCAGCTATGCTTACACGGGCAAGCGCTACGTCGACCTGTTCAATGCCACCGCGCTGCCTTCGTATCGCTCGGTGGGCGCCGGCATCCTCGTCACGCGCGGCGACTGGCAATTCCAGCTTGCTGGCGACAACCTGACGAACGCGAAAGGCCTCACCGAAGGCAACCCGCGTACCGATACCCTGGCGGGCCAGGGCAGCAACGTGGCGATCTACGGCCGGCCGGTGTTCGGGCGCAGCGCACGCCTGATGGTGAGCAAAGCATGGTGA
- a CDS encoding ATP-binding protein, whose protein sequence is MKNPASALFSGHGEVRSLLRKRDWSGFPFGPPERWPPIVRQTIDMLLHTPAPMSFLWGDDLLYFYNDAYTAILADKHPAALAGPLWENWHEHQDEFAPIVRKAQDGEACILTDMPFPVARGGTLQQGYFTYTLLPVFDAAGGVTGILAITIETTMRVLSNRRQEFQLGLADLVRPLTDPHEVIARASELLGRCLAADRVVYALVDDTGDTATIERDWTSGRLPTMAGSFFHLDEFGPALADAVRAGTSLVLGDVKADERSAAFAKAYTDLGLQAVLVIPLMKQGRLRALLNVHHVEPHAWTRVDVDIAEDMADRTWSAVESARSQAELREADRRKDEFLAMLAHELRNPLAPIGAAAELLQHGKLDEASVLRTSQVIGRQVRHMTSLVDDLLDVSRVTRGLVELRMDRLDLRHIVTEAIEQITPLIRARRHHLALALPPDAPIVLGDRKRLVQVLANLLNNAAKYTDEGGHIGVETDVRDDHVLVHVVDNGIGMTPELARRAFDLFSQAERSSDRSLGGLGLGLALVKSLIELHHGTVHCRSDGPGKGSTFTVCLPRAEPEPAGRAPIGGKEPDPSRTGGPLRIMVVDDNVDAASMLAMLLEAAGHQVLVEHSPLQALARSRAEAPRVFLLDIGLPQMDGYELARRLRAQPETAGALLIAVTGYGQDSDRAQTAAAGFDHHLVKPVDLPQLYRLLARVAP, encoded by the coding sequence ATGAAAAATCCCGCATCGGCCCTCTTTTCCGGCCATGGCGAAGTGCGTTCCCTGCTGCGCAAGCGGGACTGGAGCGGCTTTCCGTTCGGCCCGCCGGAACGATGGCCGCCGATCGTGCGGCAGACCATCGACATGCTGCTCCATACCCCGGCGCCGATGAGTTTCCTGTGGGGCGACGACCTTCTGTATTTCTACAACGATGCCTACACGGCGATCCTGGCCGACAAGCATCCCGCGGCGCTGGCCGGGCCATTGTGGGAAAACTGGCACGAGCACCAGGACGAGTTTGCCCCCATCGTGCGCAAGGCGCAGGATGGCGAAGCCTGCATTCTCACCGACATGCCATTCCCGGTCGCCCGCGGCGGCACGCTGCAGCAGGGTTATTTCACCTATACCCTGCTGCCGGTGTTCGATGCGGCCGGCGGCGTGACCGGCATTCTCGCGATCACGATCGAAACCACCATGCGGGTATTGTCGAACCGCCGGCAGGAATTCCAGCTGGGCCTTGCCGACCTGGTGCGCCCGCTCACCGATCCCCACGAAGTGATCGCCAGGGCCAGCGAGCTTCTGGGCCGGTGCCTCGCGGCGGACCGCGTGGTCTACGCCCTGGTGGACGACACGGGCGACACGGCGACCATCGAACGGGACTGGACCAGCGGCAGGCTGCCGACGATGGCGGGCAGCTTTTTCCACCTGGACGAATTCGGCCCCGCGCTGGCCGACGCCGTGCGCGCCGGAACGTCGCTGGTGCTGGGCGACGTCAAGGCGGACGAGCGCTCCGCCGCTTTCGCGAAAGCGTACACGGACCTCGGCCTGCAGGCCGTGCTGGTGATCCCGTTGATGAAACAGGGGCGCCTGCGCGCGCTGCTCAACGTGCATCACGTGGAACCCCATGCATGGACCCGTGTCGACGTGGACATCGCGGAAGACATGGCGGACCGCACCTGGTCGGCCGTGGAAAGTGCGCGCTCGCAGGCCGAGCTGCGCGAGGCGGACCGGCGCAAGGACGAGTTCCTGGCCATGCTGGCCCATGAATTGCGCAATCCGCTGGCACCGATCGGCGCGGCCGCCGAGCTGCTGCAGCACGGCAAGCTCGACGAGGCCAGCGTGTTGCGCACCAGCCAGGTCATCGGCCGCCAGGTGCGGCACATGACCAGCCTGGTGGACGACCTGCTCGACGTGTCGCGCGTCACGCGCGGCCTCGTCGAACTGCGCATGGACCGGCTCGACCTGCGCCATATCGTGACCGAAGCGATCGAGCAGATCACGCCGCTGATCCGGGCCCGGCGGCACCACCTGGCCCTGGCCCTGCCGCCGGATGCGCCCATCGTGCTGGGGGACAGGAAACGACTGGTGCAGGTGCTGGCCAACCTGCTCAACAACGCGGCCAAGTACACCGACGAAGGCGGGCATATCGGCGTGGAAACGGATGTGCGCGACGACCATGTGCTGGTGCATGTCGTCGACAACGGCATCGGCATGACGCCGGAACTGGCGCGCCGCGCCTTCGACCTGTTTTCGCAGGCGGAGCGCTCGTCCGACCGCTCGCTCGGCGGCCTGGGGCTGGGCCTGGCACTGGTGAAAAGCCTGATCGAGCTGCACCATGGCACGGTGCACTGCCGCAGCGACGGCCCGGGCAAAGGGAGCACGTTCACCGTCTGCCTGCCCCGTGCCGAACCGGAACCGGCCGGCCGCGCGCCCATCGGCGGGAAAGAGCCCGACCCGTCGCGCACCGGCGGACCGCTGCGCATCATGGTGGTGGATGACAATGTCGACGCGGCATCGATGCTGGCCATGCTCCTCGAAGCGGCCGGCCACCAGGTGCTGGTCGAACATTCGCCGCTGCAGGCGCTGGCCCGCAGCCGCGCCGAGGCGCCGCGCGTGTTCCTGCTCGATATCGGCCTGCCGCAGATGGATGGCTACGAACTGGCCAGGCGCCTGCGGGCCCAGCCGGAAACGGCCGGCGCGCTGCTGATCGCCGTCACCGGCTACGGCCAGGACAGCGACCGGGCCCAGACCGCCGCCGCCGGCTTCGATCACCATCTGGTCAAGCCGGTCGATTTGCCGCAGCTGTACAGGCTGCTCGCCCGCGTGGCACCGTAG
- a CDS encoding succinate dehydrogenase iron-sulfur subunit, which produces MARTLKFKIYRYDPDKDAKPYMQDLTVELKDTDKMLLDALQRIKSDVDDSLALRRSCREGVCGSDAMNVNGKNRLACTTNLNELVEPIILRPLPGLPVIRDLIVDMTQFFKQYESIKPFLINESIPPEKERLQTPAEREELDGLYECILCACCSTSCPSFWWNPDKFVGPAGLLQAYRFIADSRDEATGQRLDDLEDPYRLFRCHSIMNCVDVCPKGLNPNRAIGKIKELMVRRAI; this is translated from the coding sequence ATGGCACGCACTCTCAAATTCAAGATTTACCGCTACGATCCGGACAAGGATGCCAAGCCTTACATGCAGGACCTGACGGTCGAGCTGAAGGACACCGACAAGATGCTGCTCGACGCGCTGCAGCGCATCAAGTCGGACGTGGACGATTCGCTGGCGCTGCGCCGCTCGTGCCGCGAAGGCGTGTGCGGTTCGGATGCGATGAACGTCAACGGCAAGAACCGCCTGGCGTGCACGACGAACCTGAACGAACTGGTCGAACCGATCATCCTGCGCCCGCTGCCGGGCCTGCCGGTGATCCGCGACCTGATCGTGGACATGACGCAGTTCTTCAAGCAGTACGAATCGATCAAGCCGTTCCTGATCAACGAATCGATCCCGCCGGAGAAGGAACGCCTGCAGACGCCGGCCGAGCGCGAAGAGCTCGACGGCCTGTACGAGTGTATCCTGTGCGCGTGCTGCTCGACGTCGTGCCCGTCGTTCTGGTGGAACCCGGACAAGTTCGTGGGTCCGGCCGGCCTGCTGCAGGCCTACCGCTTCATCGCCGACTCGCGCGACGAAGCCACCGGCCAGCGCCTGGACGATCTGGAAGATCCGTACCGCCTGTTCCGCTGCCACTCGATCATGAACTGCGTGGACGTGTGCCCGAAGGGCCTGAACCCGAACCGCGCGATCGGCAAGATCAAGGAACTGATGGTTCGCCGCGCGATCTAG
- the sdhA gene encoding succinate dehydrogenase flavoprotein subunit, with protein MAAIKSAIPVRRFDAVIVGAGGSGMRASLQLAEAGLNVAVLSKVFPTRSHTVAAQGGIGASLGNMAEDSWFWHMFDTVKGGDYLGDQDAIEFMCREAPKVVYELEHFGMPFDRNPDGTIYQRPFGGHTANFGEKAVQRACAAADRTGHALLHTLYQRNVRARTHFFVEWMALDLIRDSEGDVIGVVALEMETGEVMILQAKTTIFATGGAGRIFAASTNAFINTGDGMGMAARAGLPLQDMEFWQFHPTGVAGAGVLITEGVRGEGGILINSQGERFMERYAPTLKDLAPRDFVSRSMDQEIKEGRGVGPNKDHVLLDLRHIGKETIEKRLPSILEIGHKFANVDATKEPIPVVPTIHYQMGGIPTNIHGQVVAPSADGSQKIVNGLYAIGECACVSVHGANRLGTNSLLDLVVFGRAAGNHVVASNLKAKEHKDLPKDASDYALNRLNKLETSTGSEKVQGVANDIRATMQKYCGVFRTDDLLKAGFDEIMKLDERRKHVSFKDKSKVFNTARVEALELDNLIETAKATITSAVARKESRGAHAHSDFPNRDDENWMKHTLWFSEGNRLDYKPVVTKPLTVETFKPKARTF; from the coding sequence GTGGCAGCAATCAAATCCGCAATCCCAGTCCGCCGCTTCGACGCGGTGATCGTCGGCGCCGGCGGCTCCGGCATGCGCGCTTCCCTGCAACTGGCCGAAGCGGGCCTGAACGTGGCCGTGTTGTCGAAAGTGTTCCCGACCCGCTCGCACACCGTGGCGGCGCAGGGCGGCATCGGCGCCTCGCTGGGCAACATGGCTGAAGACAGCTGGTTCTGGCACATGTTCGACACCGTCAAGGGTGGCGACTACCTGGGCGACCAGGATGCGATCGAATTCATGTGCCGCGAAGCACCGAAGGTCGTGTACGAGCTGGAACACTTCGGCATGCCGTTCGACCGCAATCCCGACGGCACGATCTACCAGCGCCCGTTCGGCGGCCACACGGCCAACTTCGGCGAGAAGGCCGTGCAGCGCGCCTGCGCCGCGGCCGACCGCACCGGCCACGCGCTGCTCCATACGCTGTACCAGCGTAACGTCCGTGCCCGCACCCACTTCTTCGTCGAATGGATGGCGCTGGACCTGATCCGCGATTCGGAAGGCGACGTGATCGGCGTGGTGGCGCTGGAAATGGAAACCGGCGAAGTGATGATCCTGCAGGCGAAGACGACGATCTTCGCCACCGGCGGCGCCGGGCGGATCTTCGCCGCGTCGACCAACGCGTTCATCAACACCGGCGACGGCATGGGCATGGCCGCACGGGCCGGCCTGCCGCTGCAGGACATGGAATTCTGGCAGTTCCACCCGACCGGCGTGGCCGGCGCGGGCGTCTTGATCACCGAAGGCGTGCGCGGCGAAGGCGGCATCCTGATCAACTCGCAGGGCGAGCGCTTCATGGAGCGCTACGCGCCGACGCTGAAGGACCTGGCGCCGCGCGACTTCGTGTCGCGCTCGATGGACCAGGAAATCAAGGAAGGCCGCGGCGTGGGCCCGAACAAGGACCACGTGCTGCTCGACCTGCGCCACATCGGCAAGGAAACGATCGAGAAGCGCCTGCCGTCGATCCTGGAAATCGGTCACAAGTTCGCCAACGTGGACGCGACGAAGGAACCGATCCCGGTCGTGCCGACGATTCACTACCAGATGGGCGGTATTCCAACGAACATCCACGGCCAGGTCGTGGCACCGTCGGCCGACGGCTCGCAGAAGATCGTCAACGGCCTGTACGCGATCGGCGAATGCGCCTGCGTCTCCGTGCACGGTGCGAACCGCCTGGGCACGAACTCTCTGCTCGACCTGGTGGTGTTCGGCCGCGCGGCCGGCAACCACGTGGTGGCCTCGAACCTGAAGGCAAAAGAGCACAAGGACCTGCCGAAGGATGCGTCCGACTACGCCCTGAACCGCCTGAACAAGCTGGAAACCTCGACCGGCAGCGAAAAGGTGCAGGGCGTGGCCAACGACATCCGCGCCACGATGCAGAAATACTGCGGCGTGTTCCGCACCGACGACCTGCTGAAAGCCGGCTTCGACGAGATCATGAAGCTCGACGAGCGGCGCAAGCACGTGTCGTTCAAGGACAAGTCGAAGGTGTTCAACACGGCCAGAGTCGAAGCGCTCGAACTGGACAACCTGATCGAGACGGCCAAGGCCACGATCACGTCGGCCGTGGCGCGCAAGGAATCGCGCGGCGCCCACGCGCACAGCGATTTCCCGAACCGCGACGACGAGAACTGGATGAAGCACACGCTGTGGTTCTCCGAAGGCAACCGCCTGGACTACAAGCCGGTCGTCACCAAACCGCTGACGGTGGAAACCTTCAAGCCAAAAGCACGCACTTTCTAA
- the sdhC gene encoding succinate dehydrogenase, cytochrome b556 subunit: MAVEGTQTKARREFRNIHVTELMNYRQPFSAIVSIMHRVSGFLMFLLLPFILYLLQESIRSEISFAHFQGIASHPLAKLVILALVWGYMHHFCAGIRHLVMDTHVGLDKDSARKSAVSVLVVTWAVVIVVALKLFGVF; the protein is encoded by the coding sequence ATGGCTGTCGAAGGCACCCAAACAAAAGCGCGACGGGAGTTCCGCAACATCCACGTCACGGAATTGATGAACTACCGCCAGCCGTTCTCGGCGATCGTGTCGATCATGCACCGCGTCAGCGGTTTCCTGATGTTCCTGCTGCTGCCGTTCATCCTGTACCTGCTGCAGGAAAGCATCCGCTCGGAAATCTCGTTTGCCCACTTCCAGGGCATCGCGTCGCACCCGCTGGCCAAGCTGGTGATCCTGGCGCTGGTGTGGGGCTACATGCACCACTTCTGCGCCGGCATCCGCCACCTGGTGATGGATACCCACGTGGGCCTGGACAAGGATTCGGCCCGCAAGAGCGCCGTGTCCGTGCTGGTGGTTACCTGGGCTGTCGTGATCGTGGTTGCCCTGAAACTGTTCGGAGTCTTCTAA